One genomic window of Augochlora pura isolate Apur16 chromosome 5, APUR_v2.2.1, whole genome shotgun sequence includes the following:
- the LOC144470196 gene encoding uncharacterized protein LOC144470196, whose product MKKTKDVSDEDEYSADDPEEMEGASEEEWTPEPGVESGTKKRPQREVAKKRQHSEEEEDEEEEEDEEEDDEEDDESDSDTGKKPKKKRRSKKEEDEDEEDSDDNSFNESSGETPKDFTSGAFVVAKADIGGSTEPTLWRIDGKALLQKFLPFKEEGKTLYKSTSTYSGWSVNNKDKYLAAQVTFKVQSRTETIVELHLDQQQQEVVKEEKED is encoded by the exons ATGAAGAAAACCAAGGACGTGTCGGACGAAGACGAATATTCTGCAGACGATCCAGAAGAAATGGAGGGGGCTTCTGAAGAAGAGTGGACTCCTGAGCCCGGAGTCGAA aGTGGTACTAAAAAGAGGCCTCAGAGGGAAGTTGCCAAAAAGCGGCAACATtcagaagaagaggaggatgaagaagaagaagaggatgaGGAAGAAGATGATGAAGAGGACGACGAATCTGATTCTGACACAGGAAAGAAACCCAAGAAAAAAAGGCGATctaagaaagaagaagatgaagatgaaGAGGATTCTGATGATAACAGCTTCAACGAATCATCTGGAGAAACACCAAAAGACTTTACT TCTGGCGCATTTGTTGTCGCAAAAGCAGACATTGGTGGAAGCACGGAACCAACGTTATGGAGGATAGATGGAAAAGCGTTACTGCAAAAGTTTTTACCTTTcaaagaagaaggaaagacATTGTACAAAAGCACATCGACT TATTCTGGATGGTCTGTGAATAACAAAGATAAATACTTGGCAGCACAAGTGACTTTCAAAGTTCAAAGTAGAACAGAAACAATTGTTGAACTTCATCTTGATCAGCAACAGCAAGAAGTTGTAAA agaagaaaaagaagactaA